One Rosa chinensis cultivar Old Blush chromosome 5, RchiOBHm-V2, whole genome shotgun sequence genomic region harbors:
- the LOC112203828 gene encoding uncharacterized mitochondrial protein AtMg00860-like, with protein sequence MPFGLTNAPAAFMDLMNRVFRSYLDHFVIVFIDDILVYSESDEHHVKHLKLVLRTLREAKLYAKLSKCEFWFNSIGFLGHVVSAEGISVDPQKVEAVLNWGRPTTVTEIRSFLGLAGYYRRIIQDFSRLAAPLNKLTRKGVKFFWLEECEQSFQELKGHLTNAPVLALPDDRGSM encoded by the coding sequence ATGCCGTTTGGATTGACCAATGCTCCTGCGGCTTTCATGGACCTTATGAATCGGGTATTCCGCTCGTACCTAGACCATTTCGTGATCGTGTTTATTGACGATATTTTGGTCTACTCTGAGAGTGATGAACATCATGTTAAGCACTTAAAGCTGGTGCTTCGGACTTTGAGGGAGGCTAAGCTATATGCTAAGTTGAGTAAGTGTGAATTTTGGTTTAATAGCATAGGATTCTTGGGTCATGTGGTTTCAGCTGAAGGTATTAGTGTGGACCCTCAAAAAGTGGAAGCTGTTTTGAACTGGGGAAGACCTACCACTGTGACAGAgattcgtagtttcttgggtttgGCAGGCTATTATCGGCGAATCATTCAAGATTTTTCCAGGCTTGCAGCTCCTCTTAACAAATTGACCAGGAAGGGTGTTAAATTTTTTTGGTTAGAGGAGTGTGAACAAAGTTTCCAAGAGCTCAAAGGACATTTAACTAATGCCCCAGTTCTGGCATTACCTGATGATAGAGGGAGTATGTGA